The following are from one region of the Falco biarmicus isolate bFalBia1 chromosome 1, bFalBia1.pri, whole genome shotgun sequence genome:
- the PPEF2 gene encoding serine/threonine-protein phosphatase with EF-hands 2 isoform X1, which yields MGSGSSVNVNYKYSLQKSENAFKAAVLIQRWYRRHVARLEMRRRCTWRIFQSIEYACEQDQIKLHNFFSYLVDHFTPSSSKERDFISRMFISGESFKEAELEKYCDYESMEVPDSYTGPRLSFPLLPDQATALLEAFKQKQQLHPRYVLNLLHETRKHLKQLPNISHVSTCYSEEVTVCGDLHGQLDDLFLIFYKNGLPSPSKSYVFNGDFVDRGKQSLEILIILFTFLLIYPNEVHLNRGNHEDHMVNLRYGFCVGPIAMSSVSLQSPTELAFSSSFSYGFTKEVMQKYKVHGKKILKMIQNVFCWLPLATLIDQKVLIIHGGISDTTDLDVLEKIQRNKFISVLRGKKRKDSNRNVEIQEINRESKTEADPAEKEAAPSLFPQPRPAPAPSMSNRQEFSRWVRQTVQEQIEWCRRLVDISESEEEEPTYSSMVSLTDLDGSCRTREEDWKQVLDILWSDPMPQEGCRANTVRGGGCYFGPDVTQKILEKHNLQFLIRSHECKQEGYEFCHSRKVLTIFSASNYYEIGSNRGAYVKLGPDLVPHFVQYQANKTAHTLTMTQRISRVEESAFRALREKLFAHTSALISAFKAYDKDNTGRITLSNWATAVESVLRLGLPWRMLRPQLVRSTVDGMLEYKSWLDDLAMEQRSQEHIQSSLLEVIYRNRSNLETIFRIIDRDHSGLISFEEFHQTWKLFSSHMNIELTDDGINDLVRSIDFNKDGNIDFNEFLEAFRLVKQSQ from the exons CTTCACAACTTCTTCAGTTACCTCGTGGACCACTTCACGCCAAGCAGCAGTAAAGAGA GGGATTTTATCAGTCGCATGTTCATAAGCGGGGAAAGCTTcaaagaggcagagctggaaaaataCTGTGACTATGAATCCATGGAAGTGCCAGACTCCTACACTGGACCCCGTCTTTCTTTCCCACTCCTTCCTGACCAGGCGACTGCCTTGCTGGAAGCTTTCAAACAGAAACAA CAGCTCCATCCTCGCTATGTCTTAAACCTTCTGCATGAGACCAGGAAGCATCTCAAGCAGTTGCCAAACATCAGTCACGTCTCCACCTGCTACAGTGAGGAGGTCACCGTGTGCG GAGACTTGCATGGCCAGCTGGATGACTTGTTCCTCATATTTTATAAG AATggccttccttccccttccaagTCCTACGTGTTCAACGGGGACTTCGTAGACAGAGGCAAACAGTCCCTTGAGATCCTCATCATCCTCTTTACCTTCCTTTTGATCTATCCAAACGAGGTTCATCTCAACCGCGGGAACCATGAGGACCACATGGTCAACTTACGGTACGGGTTCTGTGTGGGGCCGATAGCGATGTCAAGTGTGTCGCTGCAAAGTCCCACTGAActtgctttctcctcttcctttagCTATGGGTTCACCAAGGAAGTAATGCAGAAATACAAG GTGCACGGGAAGAAAATCTTGAAGATGATTCAGAATGTCTTCTGCTGGCTGCCCCTGGCCACCCTGATTGATCAGAAAGTCCTCATCATACACGGGGGCATCTCTGACACCACCGACCTGGACGTGCTTGAGAAAATTCAAAGGAACAAA TTCATTTCTGTAttaagagggaagaaaagaaaggattcGAATAGAAATgtggaaatacaggaaataaacaGGGAGAGCAAAACAGAGGCCGACCCAGCAGAGAAGGAGGCAGCCCCCAGCTTGTTTCCGCAGCCCCGGCCAGCCCCCGCGCCCAGCATGAGCaacaggcaggagttctctcgGTGGGTCCGGCAGACGGTGCAGGAGCAAATCGAGTGGTGCCGCCGGCTGGTGGACATCAGCGagtcagaggaggaggagcccACCTATTCCAGCATGGTCTCTTTGACGGATCTGGACGGGTCGTGCAGGACTCGCGAGGAGGACTGGAAGCAG GTTTTAGACATCCTCTGGAGCGACCCCATGCCTCAGGAAGGCTGCAGAGCAAATACAGTGCGAGGTGGCGGCTGCTACTTCGGGCCTGACGTGACACAGAAGATCCTCGAGAAGCACAACTTGCAGTTCCTCATCCGCTCCCACGAGTGCAAGCAAGAGGGCTACGAGTTCTGTCACAGCCGGAAG GTGCTGACCATATTTTCAGCCTCGAACTACTATGAGATTGGCAGCAACAGAGGAGCCTACGTGAAGCTGGGACCGGACCTGGTTCCCCATTTTGTTCAATACCAAGCCAACAAGACGGCCCACACTCTCACCATGACCCAAAG AATCAGCAGAGTGGAGGAGTCAGCCTTTCGAGCCTTGCGGGAAAAGCTCTTTGCTCACACCTCAGCCCTCATCAGCGCGTTCAAGGCCTACGATAAGGACAATACGG GAAGGATCACGCTGAGCAACTGGGCGACGGCAGTGGAGTCAGTCTTGCGCCTGGGATTGCCCTGGCGAATGCTGAGACCGCAGCTGGTGCGCAGCACGGTGGACGGCATGCTGGAATACAAGTCCTGGCTGGATGACCTGGCCATGGAGCAGCGGAGCCAAGAG CACATCCAGTCAAGCTTGCTGGAAGTCATTTATCGAAACAGATCCAACTTGGAGACCATATTCAGGATCATAGACAGAGATCATTCAG GTCTCATCTCATTTGAGGAATTCCACCAAACGTGGAAGCTGTTCAGCTCCCACATGAACATTGAACTCACGGATGACGGCATCAACGACTTAGTTCGCAGTATTGATTTCAATAAGGACGGAAACATCGACTTCAATGAGTTCCTAGAAGCCTTCCGCCTTGTCAAGCAGTCACAGTAG
- the PPEF2 gene encoding serine/threonine-protein phosphatase with EF-hands 2 isoform X4, producing the protein MRRRCTWRIFQSIEYACEQDQIKLHNFFSYLVDHFTPSSSKERDFISRMFISGESFKEAELEKYCDYESMEVPDSYTGPRLSFPLLPDQATALLEAFKQKQQLHPRYVLNLLHETRKHLKQLPNISHVSTCYSEEVTVCGDLHGQLDDLFLIFYKNGLPSPSKSYVFNGDFVDRGKQSLEILIILFTFLLIYPNEVHLNRGNHEDHMVNLRYGFTKEVMQKYKVHGKKILKMIQNVFCWLPLATLIDQKVLIIHGGISDTTDLDVLEKIQRNKFISVLRGKKRKDSNRNVEIQEINRESKTEADPAEKEAAPSLFPQPRPAPAPSMSNRQEFSRWVRQTVQEQIEWCRRLVDISESEEEEPTYSSMVSLTDLDGSCRTREEDWKQVLDILWSDPMPQEGCRANTVRGGGCYFGPDVTQKILEKHNLQFLIRSHECKQEGYEFCHSRKVLTIFSASNYYEIGSNRGAYVKLGPDLVPHFVQYQANKTAHTLTMTQRISRVEESAFRALREKLFAHTSALISAFKAYDKDNTGRITLSNWATAVESVLRLGLPWRMLRPQLVRSTVDGMLEYKSWLDDLAMEQRSQEHIQSSLLEVIYRNRSNLETIFRIIDRDHSGLISFEEFHQTWKLFSSHMNIELTDDGINDLVRSIDFNKDGNIDFNEFLEAFRLVKQSQ; encoded by the exons CTTCACAACTTCTTCAGTTACCTCGTGGACCACTTCACGCCAAGCAGCAGTAAAGAGA GGGATTTTATCAGTCGCATGTTCATAAGCGGGGAAAGCTTcaaagaggcagagctggaaaaataCTGTGACTATGAATCCATGGAAGTGCCAGACTCCTACACTGGACCCCGTCTTTCTTTCCCACTCCTTCCTGACCAGGCGACTGCCTTGCTGGAAGCTTTCAAACAGAAACAA CAGCTCCATCCTCGCTATGTCTTAAACCTTCTGCATGAGACCAGGAAGCATCTCAAGCAGTTGCCAAACATCAGTCACGTCTCCACCTGCTACAGTGAGGAGGTCACCGTGTGCG GAGACTTGCATGGCCAGCTGGATGACTTGTTCCTCATATTTTATAAG AATggccttccttccccttccaagTCCTACGTGTTCAACGGGGACTTCGTAGACAGAGGCAAACAGTCCCTTGAGATCCTCATCATCCTCTTTACCTTCCTTTTGATCTATCCAAACGAGGTTCATCTCAACCGCGGGAACCATGAGGACCACATGGTCAACTTACG CTATGGGTTCACCAAGGAAGTAATGCAGAAATACAAG GTGCACGGGAAGAAAATCTTGAAGATGATTCAGAATGTCTTCTGCTGGCTGCCCCTGGCCACCCTGATTGATCAGAAAGTCCTCATCATACACGGGGGCATCTCTGACACCACCGACCTGGACGTGCTTGAGAAAATTCAAAGGAACAAA TTCATTTCTGTAttaagagggaagaaaagaaaggattcGAATAGAAATgtggaaatacaggaaataaacaGGGAGAGCAAAACAGAGGCCGACCCAGCAGAGAAGGAGGCAGCCCCCAGCTTGTTTCCGCAGCCCCGGCCAGCCCCCGCGCCCAGCATGAGCaacaggcaggagttctctcgGTGGGTCCGGCAGACGGTGCAGGAGCAAATCGAGTGGTGCCGCCGGCTGGTGGACATCAGCGagtcagaggaggaggagcccACCTATTCCAGCATGGTCTCTTTGACGGATCTGGACGGGTCGTGCAGGACTCGCGAGGAGGACTGGAAGCAG GTTTTAGACATCCTCTGGAGCGACCCCATGCCTCAGGAAGGCTGCAGAGCAAATACAGTGCGAGGTGGCGGCTGCTACTTCGGGCCTGACGTGACACAGAAGATCCTCGAGAAGCACAACTTGCAGTTCCTCATCCGCTCCCACGAGTGCAAGCAAGAGGGCTACGAGTTCTGTCACAGCCGGAAG GTGCTGACCATATTTTCAGCCTCGAACTACTATGAGATTGGCAGCAACAGAGGAGCCTACGTGAAGCTGGGACCGGACCTGGTTCCCCATTTTGTTCAATACCAAGCCAACAAGACGGCCCACACTCTCACCATGACCCAAAG AATCAGCAGAGTGGAGGAGTCAGCCTTTCGAGCCTTGCGGGAAAAGCTCTTTGCTCACACCTCAGCCCTCATCAGCGCGTTCAAGGCCTACGATAAGGACAATACGG GAAGGATCACGCTGAGCAACTGGGCGACGGCAGTGGAGTCAGTCTTGCGCCTGGGATTGCCCTGGCGAATGCTGAGACCGCAGCTGGTGCGCAGCACGGTGGACGGCATGCTGGAATACAAGTCCTGGCTGGATGACCTGGCCATGGAGCAGCGGAGCCAAGAG CACATCCAGTCAAGCTTGCTGGAAGTCATTTATCGAAACAGATCCAACTTGGAGACCATATTCAGGATCATAGACAGAGATCATTCAG GTCTCATCTCATTTGAGGAATTCCACCAAACGTGGAAGCTGTTCAGCTCCCACATGAACATTGAACTCACGGATGACGGCATCAACGACTTAGTTCGCAGTATTGATTTCAATAAGGACGGAAACATCGACTTCAATGAGTTCCTAGAAGCCTTCCGCCTTGTCAAGCAGTCACAGTAG
- the PPEF2 gene encoding serine/threonine-protein phosphatase with EF-hands 2 isoform X5: MLLGWKCAGVAPGESFNPLSTLVSRIRSSFTTSSVTSWTTSRQAAVKRQLHPRYVLNLLHETRKHLKQLPNISHVSTCYSEEVTVCGDLHGQLDDLFLIFYKNGLPSPSKSYVFNGDFVDRGKQSLEILIILFTFLLIYPNEVHLNRGNHEDHMVNLRYGFTKEVMQKYKVHGKKILKMIQNVFCWLPLATLIDQKVLIIHGGISDTTDLDVLEKIQRNKFISVLRGKKRKDSNRNVEIQEINRESKTEADPAEKEAAPSLFPQPRPAPAPSMSNRQEFSRWVRQTVQEQIEWCRRLVDISESEEEEPTYSSMVSLTDLDGSCRTREEDWKQVLDILWSDPMPQEGCRANTVRGGGCYFGPDVTQKILEKHNLQFLIRSHECKQEGYEFCHSRKVLTIFSASNYYEIGSNRGAYVKLGPDLVPHFVQYQANKTAHTLTMTQRISRVEESAFRALREKLFAHTSALISAFKAYDKDNTGRITLSNWATAVESVLRLGLPWRMLRPQLVRSTVDGMLEYKSWLDDLAMEQRSQEHIQSSLLEVIYRNRSNLETIFRIIDRDHSGLISFEEFHQTWKLFSSHMNIELTDDGINDLVRSIDFNKDGNIDFNEFLEAFRLVKQSQ, encoded by the exons CTTCACAACTTCTTCAGTTACCTCGTGGACCACTTCACGCCAAGCAGCAGTAAAGAGA CAGCTCCATCCTCGCTATGTCTTAAACCTTCTGCATGAGACCAGGAAGCATCTCAAGCAGTTGCCAAACATCAGTCACGTCTCCACCTGCTACAGTGAGGAGGTCACCGTGTGCG GAGACTTGCATGGCCAGCTGGATGACTTGTTCCTCATATTTTATAAG AATggccttccttccccttccaagTCCTACGTGTTCAACGGGGACTTCGTAGACAGAGGCAAACAGTCCCTTGAGATCCTCATCATCCTCTTTACCTTCCTTTTGATCTATCCAAACGAGGTTCATCTCAACCGCGGGAACCATGAGGACCACATGGTCAACTTACG CTATGGGTTCACCAAGGAAGTAATGCAGAAATACAAG GTGCACGGGAAGAAAATCTTGAAGATGATTCAGAATGTCTTCTGCTGGCTGCCCCTGGCCACCCTGATTGATCAGAAAGTCCTCATCATACACGGGGGCATCTCTGACACCACCGACCTGGACGTGCTTGAGAAAATTCAAAGGAACAAA TTCATTTCTGTAttaagagggaagaaaagaaaggattcGAATAGAAATgtggaaatacaggaaataaacaGGGAGAGCAAAACAGAGGCCGACCCAGCAGAGAAGGAGGCAGCCCCCAGCTTGTTTCCGCAGCCCCGGCCAGCCCCCGCGCCCAGCATGAGCaacaggcaggagttctctcgGTGGGTCCGGCAGACGGTGCAGGAGCAAATCGAGTGGTGCCGCCGGCTGGTGGACATCAGCGagtcagaggaggaggagcccACCTATTCCAGCATGGTCTCTTTGACGGATCTGGACGGGTCGTGCAGGACTCGCGAGGAGGACTGGAAGCAG GTTTTAGACATCCTCTGGAGCGACCCCATGCCTCAGGAAGGCTGCAGAGCAAATACAGTGCGAGGTGGCGGCTGCTACTTCGGGCCTGACGTGACACAGAAGATCCTCGAGAAGCACAACTTGCAGTTCCTCATCCGCTCCCACGAGTGCAAGCAAGAGGGCTACGAGTTCTGTCACAGCCGGAAG GTGCTGACCATATTTTCAGCCTCGAACTACTATGAGATTGGCAGCAACAGAGGAGCCTACGTGAAGCTGGGACCGGACCTGGTTCCCCATTTTGTTCAATACCAAGCCAACAAGACGGCCCACACTCTCACCATGACCCAAAG AATCAGCAGAGTGGAGGAGTCAGCCTTTCGAGCCTTGCGGGAAAAGCTCTTTGCTCACACCTCAGCCCTCATCAGCGCGTTCAAGGCCTACGATAAGGACAATACGG GAAGGATCACGCTGAGCAACTGGGCGACGGCAGTGGAGTCAGTCTTGCGCCTGGGATTGCCCTGGCGAATGCTGAGACCGCAGCTGGTGCGCAGCACGGTGGACGGCATGCTGGAATACAAGTCCTGGCTGGATGACCTGGCCATGGAGCAGCGGAGCCAAGAG CACATCCAGTCAAGCTTGCTGGAAGTCATTTATCGAAACAGATCCAACTTGGAGACCATATTCAGGATCATAGACAGAGATCATTCAG GTCTCATCTCATTTGAGGAATTCCACCAAACGTGGAAGCTGTTCAGCTCCCACATGAACATTGAACTCACGGATGACGGCATCAACGACTTAGTTCGCAGTATTGATTTCAATAAGGACGGAAACATCGACTTCAATGAGTTCCTAGAAGCCTTCCGCCTTGTCAAGCAGTCACAGTAG
- the PPEF2 gene encoding serine/threonine-protein phosphatase with EF-hands 2 isoform X3, whose product MGSGSSVNVNYKYSLQKSENAFKAAVLIQRWYRRHVARLEMRRRCTWRIFQSIEYACEQDQIKLHNFFSYLVDHFTPSSSKERDFISRMFISGESFKEAELEKYCDYESMEVPDSYTGPRLSFPLLPDQATALLEAFKQKQQLHPRYVLNLLHETRKHLKQLPNISHVSTCYSEEVTVCGDLHGQLDDLFLIFYKNGLPSPSKSYVFNGDFVDRGKQSLEILIILFTFLLIYPNEVHLNRGNHEDHMVNLRYGFTKEVMQKYKVHGKKILKMIQNVFCWLPLATLIDQKVLIIHGGISDTTDLDVLEKIQRNKFISVLRGKKRKDSNRNVEIQEINRESKTEADPAEKEAAPSLFPQPRPAPAPSMSNRQEFSRWVRQTVQEQIEWCRRLVDISESEEEEPTYSSMVSLTDLDGSCRTREEDWKQVLDILWSDPMPQEGCRANTVRGGGCYFGPDVTQKILEKHNLQFLIRSHECKQEGYEFCHSRKVLTIFSASNYYEIGSNRGAYVKLGPDLVPHFVQYQANKTAHTLTMTQRISRVEESAFRALREKLFAHTSALISAFKAYDKDNTGRITLSNWATAVESVLRLGLPWRMLRPQLVRSTVDGMLEYKSWLDDLAMEQRSQEHIQSSLLEVIYRNRSNLETIFRIIDRDHSGLISFEEFHQTWKLFSSHMNIELTDDGINDLVRSIDFNKDGNIDFNEFLEAFRLVKQSQ is encoded by the exons CTTCACAACTTCTTCAGTTACCTCGTGGACCACTTCACGCCAAGCAGCAGTAAAGAGA GGGATTTTATCAGTCGCATGTTCATAAGCGGGGAAAGCTTcaaagaggcagagctggaaaaataCTGTGACTATGAATCCATGGAAGTGCCAGACTCCTACACTGGACCCCGTCTTTCTTTCCCACTCCTTCCTGACCAGGCGACTGCCTTGCTGGAAGCTTTCAAACAGAAACAA CAGCTCCATCCTCGCTATGTCTTAAACCTTCTGCATGAGACCAGGAAGCATCTCAAGCAGTTGCCAAACATCAGTCACGTCTCCACCTGCTACAGTGAGGAGGTCACCGTGTGCG GAGACTTGCATGGCCAGCTGGATGACTTGTTCCTCATATTTTATAAG AATggccttccttccccttccaagTCCTACGTGTTCAACGGGGACTTCGTAGACAGAGGCAAACAGTCCCTTGAGATCCTCATCATCCTCTTTACCTTCCTTTTGATCTATCCAAACGAGGTTCATCTCAACCGCGGGAACCATGAGGACCACATGGTCAACTTACG CTATGGGTTCACCAAGGAAGTAATGCAGAAATACAAG GTGCACGGGAAGAAAATCTTGAAGATGATTCAGAATGTCTTCTGCTGGCTGCCCCTGGCCACCCTGATTGATCAGAAAGTCCTCATCATACACGGGGGCATCTCTGACACCACCGACCTGGACGTGCTTGAGAAAATTCAAAGGAACAAA TTCATTTCTGTAttaagagggaagaaaagaaaggattcGAATAGAAATgtggaaatacaggaaataaacaGGGAGAGCAAAACAGAGGCCGACCCAGCAGAGAAGGAGGCAGCCCCCAGCTTGTTTCCGCAGCCCCGGCCAGCCCCCGCGCCCAGCATGAGCaacaggcaggagttctctcgGTGGGTCCGGCAGACGGTGCAGGAGCAAATCGAGTGGTGCCGCCGGCTGGTGGACATCAGCGagtcagaggaggaggagcccACCTATTCCAGCATGGTCTCTTTGACGGATCTGGACGGGTCGTGCAGGACTCGCGAGGAGGACTGGAAGCAG GTTTTAGACATCCTCTGGAGCGACCCCATGCCTCAGGAAGGCTGCAGAGCAAATACAGTGCGAGGTGGCGGCTGCTACTTCGGGCCTGACGTGACACAGAAGATCCTCGAGAAGCACAACTTGCAGTTCCTCATCCGCTCCCACGAGTGCAAGCAAGAGGGCTACGAGTTCTGTCACAGCCGGAAG GTGCTGACCATATTTTCAGCCTCGAACTACTATGAGATTGGCAGCAACAGAGGAGCCTACGTGAAGCTGGGACCGGACCTGGTTCCCCATTTTGTTCAATACCAAGCCAACAAGACGGCCCACACTCTCACCATGACCCAAAG AATCAGCAGAGTGGAGGAGTCAGCCTTTCGAGCCTTGCGGGAAAAGCTCTTTGCTCACACCTCAGCCCTCATCAGCGCGTTCAAGGCCTACGATAAGGACAATACGG GAAGGATCACGCTGAGCAACTGGGCGACGGCAGTGGAGTCAGTCTTGCGCCTGGGATTGCCCTGGCGAATGCTGAGACCGCAGCTGGTGCGCAGCACGGTGGACGGCATGCTGGAATACAAGTCCTGGCTGGATGACCTGGCCATGGAGCAGCGGAGCCAAGAG CACATCCAGTCAAGCTTGCTGGAAGTCATTTATCGAAACAGATCCAACTTGGAGACCATATTCAGGATCATAGACAGAGATCATTCAG GTCTCATCTCATTTGAGGAATTCCACCAAACGTGGAAGCTGTTCAGCTCCCACATGAACATTGAACTCACGGATGACGGCATCAACGACTTAGTTCGCAGTATTGATTTCAATAAGGACGGAAACATCGACTTCAATGAGTTCCTAGAAGCCTTCCGCCTTGTCAAGCAGTCACAGTAG
- the PPEF2 gene encoding serine/threonine-protein phosphatase with EF-hands 2 isoform X2, producing the protein MGSGSSVNVNYKYSLQKSENVQTLPDETHPAFKAAVLIQRWYRRHVARLEMRRRCTWRIFQSIEYACEQDQIKLHNFFSYLVDHFTPSSSKERDFISRMFISGESFKEAELEKYCDYESMEVPDSYTGPRLSFPLLPDQATALLEAFKQKQQLHPRYVLNLLHETRKHLKQLPNISHVSTCYSEEVTVCGDLHGQLDDLFLIFYKNGLPSPSKSYVFNGDFVDRGKQSLEILIILFTFLLIYPNEVHLNRGNHEDHMVNLRYGFTKEVMQKYKVHGKKILKMIQNVFCWLPLATLIDQKVLIIHGGISDTTDLDVLEKIQRNKFISVLRGKKRKDSNRNVEIQEINRESKTEADPAEKEAAPSLFPQPRPAPAPSMSNRQEFSRWVRQTVQEQIEWCRRLVDISESEEEEPTYSSMVSLTDLDGSCRTREEDWKQVLDILWSDPMPQEGCRANTVRGGGCYFGPDVTQKILEKHNLQFLIRSHECKQEGYEFCHSRKVLTIFSASNYYEIGSNRGAYVKLGPDLVPHFVQYQANKTAHTLTMTQRISRVEESAFRALREKLFAHTSALISAFKAYDKDNTGRITLSNWATAVESVLRLGLPWRMLRPQLVRSTVDGMLEYKSWLDDLAMEQRSQEHIQSSLLEVIYRNRSNLETIFRIIDRDHSGLISFEEFHQTWKLFSSHMNIELTDDGINDLVRSIDFNKDGNIDFNEFLEAFRLVKQSQ; encoded by the exons CTTCACAACTTCTTCAGTTACCTCGTGGACCACTTCACGCCAAGCAGCAGTAAAGAGA GGGATTTTATCAGTCGCATGTTCATAAGCGGGGAAAGCTTcaaagaggcagagctggaaaaataCTGTGACTATGAATCCATGGAAGTGCCAGACTCCTACACTGGACCCCGTCTTTCTTTCCCACTCCTTCCTGACCAGGCGACTGCCTTGCTGGAAGCTTTCAAACAGAAACAA CAGCTCCATCCTCGCTATGTCTTAAACCTTCTGCATGAGACCAGGAAGCATCTCAAGCAGTTGCCAAACATCAGTCACGTCTCCACCTGCTACAGTGAGGAGGTCACCGTGTGCG GAGACTTGCATGGCCAGCTGGATGACTTGTTCCTCATATTTTATAAG AATggccttccttccccttccaagTCCTACGTGTTCAACGGGGACTTCGTAGACAGAGGCAAACAGTCCCTTGAGATCCTCATCATCCTCTTTACCTTCCTTTTGATCTATCCAAACGAGGTTCATCTCAACCGCGGGAACCATGAGGACCACATGGTCAACTTACG CTATGGGTTCACCAAGGAAGTAATGCAGAAATACAAG GTGCACGGGAAGAAAATCTTGAAGATGATTCAGAATGTCTTCTGCTGGCTGCCCCTGGCCACCCTGATTGATCAGAAAGTCCTCATCATACACGGGGGCATCTCTGACACCACCGACCTGGACGTGCTTGAGAAAATTCAAAGGAACAAA TTCATTTCTGTAttaagagggaagaaaagaaaggattcGAATAGAAATgtggaaatacaggaaataaacaGGGAGAGCAAAACAGAGGCCGACCCAGCAGAGAAGGAGGCAGCCCCCAGCTTGTTTCCGCAGCCCCGGCCAGCCCCCGCGCCCAGCATGAGCaacaggcaggagttctctcgGTGGGTCCGGCAGACGGTGCAGGAGCAAATCGAGTGGTGCCGCCGGCTGGTGGACATCAGCGagtcagaggaggaggagcccACCTATTCCAGCATGGTCTCTTTGACGGATCTGGACGGGTCGTGCAGGACTCGCGAGGAGGACTGGAAGCAG GTTTTAGACATCCTCTGGAGCGACCCCATGCCTCAGGAAGGCTGCAGAGCAAATACAGTGCGAGGTGGCGGCTGCTACTTCGGGCCTGACGTGACACAGAAGATCCTCGAGAAGCACAACTTGCAGTTCCTCATCCGCTCCCACGAGTGCAAGCAAGAGGGCTACGAGTTCTGTCACAGCCGGAAG GTGCTGACCATATTTTCAGCCTCGAACTACTATGAGATTGGCAGCAACAGAGGAGCCTACGTGAAGCTGGGACCGGACCTGGTTCCCCATTTTGTTCAATACCAAGCCAACAAGACGGCCCACACTCTCACCATGACCCAAAG AATCAGCAGAGTGGAGGAGTCAGCCTTTCGAGCCTTGCGGGAAAAGCTCTTTGCTCACACCTCAGCCCTCATCAGCGCGTTCAAGGCCTACGATAAGGACAATACGG GAAGGATCACGCTGAGCAACTGGGCGACGGCAGTGGAGTCAGTCTTGCGCCTGGGATTGCCCTGGCGAATGCTGAGACCGCAGCTGGTGCGCAGCACGGTGGACGGCATGCTGGAATACAAGTCCTGGCTGGATGACCTGGCCATGGAGCAGCGGAGCCAAGAG CACATCCAGTCAAGCTTGCTGGAAGTCATTTATCGAAACAGATCCAACTTGGAGACCATATTCAGGATCATAGACAGAGATCATTCAG GTCTCATCTCATTTGAGGAATTCCACCAAACGTGGAAGCTGTTCAGCTCCCACATGAACATTGAACTCACGGATGACGGCATCAACGACTTAGTTCGCAGTATTGATTTCAATAAGGACGGAAACATCGACTTCAATGAGTTCCTAGAAGCCTTCCGCCTTGTCAAGCAGTCACAGTAG